One genomic window of Cercospora beticola chromosome 5, complete sequence includes the following:
- a CDS encoding uncharacterized protein (BUSCO:EOG0926129I) — protein sequence MYLPRTDITRLYSNLLKTTHPSSSPVQILTALSVDSICATRILVSLFKRDFIPHKIQPVSGYADLQKFGQDLVLPLTRQRGGDGGTVVCLGLGGAVALEELLGLDGRTENGDIVEGGMQNHGVEIWVVDSHRPWNLENVFGVSSAVPEVDGVTVQRPGVQQGRISPSYKPGMGGVIVFDDGDLEELLQAEKEAYFALQEMPEITEDDIALVADDEDDDDEEQQDEEGDSSTGQKRKRGSDSEDEDDYLSDTDGEDGRPRRRRRSNSSTSIPIPSSPGGNPLSGQLDIASTPQNMPSSPPKSKEPNEKQKMKQLLRLRRKHEGTLDRYYDIGTSGAEPVSSIMYSLASELGREENELLWLAIVGISAMLLSPSGAGPRINYMRIVLQDEARRLNPIPESELLKSQSAEATIPTTARSPTDNSIRLSPEPRFLLIRHWSLYDAMRHSPYLATRLHLWSDQGMKRLHKLLAKMGISLAEAGQGYLHMNTDVKQTLRKRILRWAAQYNLEGLVPGDDGPRGMENWGFVRSWGWAGTLSAEDVAIVVGAILEVGTDHSIFPDLKFDNRPSTDFNYNARMRNLPTPPHSSDDGMDSSFHDSSDVPDYVSQRFYRAYDALEPRVGLKTLQKSIPAAQDLYRAILRVGSYLISKKVLRHLRSFRIGVVREGSDLHVFTHPGALVRLASWVAEAVAVLEAEAGKKARKGKDEALVLGALDESRSVYVVVGIGGGPGWNGSGKKIRSKAEIKEREEKKKRKEAERVAKRAEAARKREERRHLRRERNAANGLDSDDEEDSESEPETEDEDSDSDADSDDEEVSAGRKKTGPTNRFGQAFQEVVEQTGARVRIDSFEHSVVEVKKEDFSGFLEALSSKTVVS from the coding sequence ATGTATCTCCCACGAACCGACATCACGCGCCTTTACAGCAACCTTCTCAAGACCACCCATCCTTCCTCGTCTCCCGTACAGATCCTGACTGCACTTTCCGTCGATAGCATATGTGCCACACGAATCCTCGTTAGTCTCTTCAAACGCGACTTCATACCGCACAAGATCCAGCCTGTTTCTGGATATGCCGATTTGCAAAAGTTTGGGCAGGACCTCGTGCTACCACTAACGCGACAACGGGGCGGTGATGGCGGGACAGTGGTATGCCTCGGCCTGGGAGGTGCTGTGGCTCTAGAGGAACTCTTGGGGCTCGATGGCCGGACCGAGAATGGTGATATCGTCGAGGGTGGCATGCAGAATCATGGCGTCGAGATCTGGGTCGTTGATTCTCATCGGCCGTGGAATCTGGAGAACGTGTTTGGTGTGTCTTCCGCAGTCCCCGAAGTCGACGGCGTTACTGTGCAGCGGCCAGGTGTGCAGCAAGGTCGAATCAGTCCAAGCTACAAACCCGGCATGGGGGGCGTGATCgtcttcgatgatggcgatctTGAGGAGCTATTACaggctgagaaggaagcaTACTTCGCGTTACAAGAAATGCCCGAGATAACGGAGGATGACATCGCCCTTGtggccgacgatgaggatgacgacgacgaggaacagCAGGACGAAGAGGGAGATTCGAGCACGGGCCAGAAGCGAAAGCGTGGATCCGActccgaggacgaggatgactaCCTCTCAGATActgatggcgaagatggacGACCGCGAcgccgacgacgaagcaACTCGAGTACATCCATACCAATACCATCGTCACCCGGCGGCAATCCACTTTCAGGTCAGCTAGACATTGCGTCCACCCCCCAGAACATGCCGTCTTCTCCACCCAAGTCGAAAGAGCCgaatgagaagcagaagatgaaaCAATTGCTTCGGTTGAGACGAAAGCACGAGGGTACACTTGACAGGTACTACGATATAGGCACGAGTGGAGCCGAACCTGTGAGCAGCATCATGTATTCTCTCGCATCGGAGCTCGGCCGAGAAGAGAATGAGTTGCTCTGGTTGGCAATCGTTGGCATTAGTGCCATGCTTCTGTCACCATCCGGAGCCGGACCTCGAATCAATTATATGCGCATAGTCCTTCAAGACGAAGCGCGGCGTCTCAATCCTATCCCGGAGTCAGAGCTTCTCAAATCGCAAAGCGCGGAGGCCACCATTCCCACGACGGCACGCAGTCCTACCGACAACAGCATTCGTCTCTCGCCCGAACCGCGCTTTCTCCTCATTCGCCACTGGAGTTTATATGATGCCATGCGTCACTCCCCCTACCTTGCTACCCGTCTGCACCTGTGGAGCGATCAAGGGATGAAGCGCTTGCACAAACTGTTAGCCAAGATGGGCATCAGCCTAGCCGAGGCAGGACAAGGCTACCTCCATATGAATACGGATGTCAAGCAGACGCTTCGCAAACGCATTCTCAGGTGGGCCGCACAATACAACCTGGAAGGTCTTGTCCCTGGTGATGACGGTCCTCGCGGTATGGAGAACTGGGGTTTCGTTCGATCGTGGGGGTGGGCAGGCACGCTGTCAGCAGAAGACGTTGCGATTGTGGTTGGCGCGATACTTGAGGTCGGCACCGATCACTCGATCTTCCCAGACCTGAAATTCGACAACAGGCCCAGCACGGACTTCAACTACAATGCTCGAATGCGCAACTTACCTACGCCTCCGCACAGCTCAGACGACGGCATGGACTCGTCCTTTCACGATTCCTCGGATGTGCCTGACTACGTCAGCCAACGCTTCTATCGCGCCTACGATGCTCTAGAGCCACGCGTCGGACTTAAGACCTTGCAAAAGAGCATACCCGCTGCGCAGGATCTGTACAGAGCTATACTTCGCGTCGGGTCCTACCTCATCAGCAAGAAAGTCCTCCGGCATCTCCGCTCCTTCCGTATCGGCGTCGTTCGTGAAGGATCAGACTTGCATGTATTCACCCATCCCGGCGCTCTCGTGCGACTGGCAAGTTGGGTTGCCGAGGCCGTTGCTGTactcgaagccgaagccggAAAGAAAGCTCGCAAGGGAAAGGACGAAGCACTTGTGCTTGGTGCTCTTGACGAGAGCCGATCCGTTTACGTTGTAGTCGGAATCGGCGGTGGACCGGGTTGGAACGGCagcggcaagaagatccGATCAAAAGCCGAGATCAAAGAAcgcgaagagaagaagaagcgaaaaGAGGCTGAGCGGGTGGCAAAGCGTGCGGAAGCCGCGAGGAAGCGGGAGGAGCGTAGGCATCTGCGACGAGAGCGCAATGCCGCCAACGGTCTGGATtcagatgatgaggaggactcTGAGAGCGAGCCCGAgactgaagacgaggactCTGACTCTGACGCTGActccgatgacgaagaagtctCAGCGGGTCGAAAGAAGACCGGGCCTACCAATCGTTTTGGTCAAGCCTTCCAAGAAGTGGTCGAGCAAACAGGCGCCAGAGTCCGAATCGATTCTTTCGAGCACAGCGTCgtggaggtgaagaaggaggattttTCAGGCTTTCTGGAAGCTCTGAGTTCAAAGACTGTGGTCTCATGA
- a CDS encoding uncharacterized protein (BUSCO:EOG09262H34) codes for MLQAIFYARFHPERGPSVIHQYPPNTIKSSDPISNPPLIVWSEVSSYIIAPYDLCNSPLSICNNGHRILGYPISLEHEDYDRNRFTFNICLVLDEYEDAKPWEQIVKKIAKFCVALEWEGCVLQHEEDHPGRNSSGEEDTSVEGGVQKGRVFMVLERIFEDLNHYGETCTRVDGVKGEDGLYVLNLRLETEKDFAKRTPERVRSWDVPLLVRNLPDPGEWTWDLTLQRMYGFIDGIRHVKKIAELADVEIKLVKRAVKELVYHGRAVLLDVFHFQAIYACTPEVVDFFNNEELQDECRKYIAIHVESEPQKQQDGRKSETNGSERNIIPSREHIIALYADLQPGLQLQEYCLTHKTQLANIDVRRLITFGLLKGFLRRIHKYAFSSSHPLHLPQRSLSPVLSRRSAGTTQKSFRSGHTATTRSGDDAVREFERAWRKAALTSGWATPPSGPHPSSLSKSQRSADQVRTEEDEKLRSFLDGEHCLDAICVEMGLSEKKVLERLRGYGRSGEVVLFNK; via the coding sequence ATGCTCCAAGCAATCTTCTATGCGCGCTTTCACCCTGAGCGCGGTCCCAGTGTCATCCACCAATATCCTCCGAACACAATCAAGTCCTCTGATCCCATCTCCAACCCACCTCTGATCGTTTGGAGTGAAGTGTCTTCATATATCATCGCTCCTTACGACCTCTGCAATTCCCCGCTGTCCATATGCAACAATGGTCATCGCATTCTCGGATATCCCATCAGCCTGGAACATGAAGACTACGACCGAAATCGATTCACATTCAACATCTGCCTTGTGCTAGACGAATACGAAGATGCGAAACCCTGGGAACAAATTGTTAAGAAGATTGCCAAGTTCTGCGTTGCACTAGAATGGGAAGGATGTGTCTTGCAGCATGAAGAAGACCATCCCGGTCGGAATTCGTCTGGGGAGGAGGATACTTCTGTCGAGGGCGGCGTGCAGAAAGGTAGAGTGTTCATGGTGTTGGAGAGAATCTTCGAGGATTTGAATCATTACGGGGAGACATGCACCCGAGTGGATGGCGTGAAGGGAGAAGACGGGCTGTATGTGTTAAACTTGAGGTTGGAAACGGAGAAGGACTTTGCGAAACGGACGCCAGAGAGGGTTCGGAGTTGGGATGTTCCATTGCTTGTGAGGAATCTCCCGGATCCGGGCGAGTGGACGTGGGATCTGACGCTGCAGAGGATGTATGGTTTCATCGATGGTATCAGGCACGTAAAGAAAATTGCTGAGCTAGCCGATGTGGAAATCAAGTTGGTCAAGCGAGCGGTCAAGGAGCTGGTGTATCACGGGCGAGCGGTCTTGCTGGATGTGTTCCACTTTCAAGCGATATATGCTTGCACGCCGGAAGTGGTGGATTTCTTCAATAATGAAGAACTGCAGGATGAGTGCCGGAAGTATATCGCCATTCACGTGGAGTCGGAGCCTCAGAAACAGCAAGACGGTCGCAAGTCCGAGACGAATGGCAGCGAGAGAAATATCATACCCTCCCGAGAGCATATCATTGCACTCTACGCCGACCTGCAACCTGGTCTACAACTACAAGAATACTGCCTCACCCACAAAACCCAGCTCGCCAACATCGATGTTCGCCGACTCATCACTTTCGGACTCTTGAAAGGCTTCTTACGCCGCATCCACAAATatgccttctcctcttcacatCCCCTCCACCTTCCCCAACGCTCCCTTTCACCTGTCCTCTCCCGTCGGTCCGCCGGCACCACGCAGAAAAGTTTCCGTTCAGGACACACTGCGACGACTCGCTCCGGCGACGATGCTGTGCGAGAATTCGAGCGCGCCTGGCGTAAGGCTGCTCTGACTTCAGGCTGGGCTACACCTCCTTCGGGGCCTCATCCAAGTTCGTTGAGTAAGAGTCAGCGAAGTGCAGATCAGGTTCGgactgaagaagatgaaaaGCTGAGGAGTTTCCTCGATGGAGAGCATTGCTTGGATGCGATTTGTGTTGAGATGGGGTTGAGCGAGAAGAAAGTTTTGGAGAGGTTGAGAGGGTATGGACGGAGTGGTGAGGTGGTTCTGTTCAACAAGTGA
- a CDS encoding uncharacterized protein (BUSCO:EOG09264MN3): MSDWETTTKIGSKVRGPGTAQRETTIKGKSALNAAQRSGAILATEKKYSTANASGNPEGQRLTKVDRADGPVATKKVPDDVAKALQQARTQLKNQKGATMTQKDLASKANVDVAVVAALERVGADFPAMDAVLKIQKAANVRLTGNNIGQPMLGPKKK; the protein is encoded by the exons ATGTCGGACTGGGAGACCACCACCAAGATTGGCAGCAAGGTCCGCGGACCAGGCACCGCCCAGCGCGAGACCACCATCAAGGGCAAGAGCGCACTCAACGCTGCTCAGCGCAGCGGCGCCATCCTAGCCacagagaagaagtactcCACCGCAAAC GCCTCTGGCAACCCCGAAGGACAACGCCTCACCAAAGTCGACCGCGCCGATGGCCCTGTCGCCACGAAGAAAGTCCCCGACGATGTCGCCAAAGCTCTTCAGCAAGCCCGCACTCAGCTCAAAAACCAAAAGGGTGCGACCATGACCCAAAAGGATCTCGCCAGCAAAGCCAATGTCGACGTGGCAGTTGTCGCCGCTTTGGAACGTGTAGGGGCCGACTTCCCTGCCATGGACGCCGTGTTGAAGATTCAGAAAGCTGCCAACGTGCGGTTGACGGGGAATAACATTGGCCAGCCAATGCTGgggccgaagaagaagtag